In a single window of the Biomphalaria glabrata chromosome 5, xgBioGlab47.1, whole genome shotgun sequence genome:
- the LOC106072887 gene encoding mesocentin-like isoform X1: MTDNGEPSSPGSKSKMSAEYSLDDRKISEDRGPNKMNDKAAQKPVSKPSGKTVTCNVFLLDGENVEIPLDKNDVGRVLLDKVCTHLDLIERDYFGLTYTDDRGPSHLKYWLNLDKKISKQKKRGAWVFEFALKFYPPDPTHLRESLTRWLVVLQVRRDLLSGRLPCTFNTYALLGSYNVQADIGEFDSTDHGHSWDYIKDMTFAPTQTPELLDKIAELHKLHKGQTPDEAEKNFLDNAKKLAMYGVDLHKAKDSDNNAIMIGVCCSGILVYREKLRINRFVWPKILKLSYKRNHFYIKIRPGELERNETTIMFKLDNHRLAKRLWKTCVEHHAFFRLREAEKPSNNVSFPRFGSKFRYSGRTLYQTRQNAALLDRPPPFFERSQPARNTMPDSARRSQSLDEPLSQINLDGHKRKLSSDNLQRLPYDAPDKKNLEPDSIPLCDEYGKPLFDKPVYNEEGKIIFDEKGKPYDLKDAPQGSGKPLLNEDGKPLFDEKGKPLFFKDGHRVVGKPLYDNDGKPIFDRNNNPLYGKPVFGVPIYDQKGKPVCDEDGNPLYVRPIDGQPICDSRGQPLYDKKGKPLHHKDGIPFFDKSGDHLHGQPVYDKDDNPIYNNDGKGVFDRDGRQFYDDDGKPVLDKSGSPLYLKPAYDRNSKPLSNKNGQPLYGKNVKPLYWEDVYDKDGKPYFGKLYDGEGNVHPILTSLKASDTPDKNAVALLDDIGKPLYHKPVFDPDGRPLYDAKGKSLYPKDSSDNGKPLVGEDGKAILDKDGKPLYYRDGQKVMGLPLFDETGLPVCDKDGKQLYGQPIFGVPTVDKNGSSVYDVDNNPLFSRPLQGEPVRDKDGKPLVGKDGKPLVYNEGRGFYDKKGNPLHGIPLYDKDDLPVYNNDAKPVYDKEGNLFYDEDGNVMADSSGKPLYTKPACDPSQKPLQDKDGKPLFGKNFRPLYWDQVYSKDGKPFDGKLYTPDGKLHPYATDQKAKEVADADFIPIYDAKGKPLFDKPVYKLEGKPLFDDKGKALYPDEKSATAKPLTDDAGKPLLDKKGKPLFYKDGQQVFGKPLYDEHGKGLFDKNGRKLYGKPVYGVPYTEKDGKPAHDSDGNPLFARPHEGEPVLGKDGKQLFDRDGRPLAHQEATPFYDKEGNHLHGKPLLDKDGLPIYNKDGRPVYDKDGKLFYDSEGRPNVEKSGKPLYSKPAFDQDGKPIPNKDGKQTSGKDFRPVYWEDIYDEDGMPFFDVAYSKDGKPHPYTLERTGPKLLKASENIPLYDENGKLLFAKPVYIEEGKPLFDDKGKSLYDKNSPSKALLDEAGKPIKDKHGKPLYFRDGQQVFGKPLYDENGNQLFDSDGKPLYGKPGYGAPLLDKDGKPMLDSDGNPLYERPKDGQPITDRYGNPLYGSDGKPLSHEEALPFYDGDGHHLHGKPLYDKDGLPVYDNDGKPVYNKEGLPFYDKDGKPVVDKSGKPIYSQPAYDQNGKALSRKDGKPLHGKDVRPVYWEQIYNVDGKPFFGKVYSKDGKQHPYTIERSKIGKPVKASENIPLYDENGKLLFAKPVYIEEGKPLFDDKGKSLYDKNSPSKALLDEAGKPIKDKHGKPLYFRDGQQVFGKPLYDENGNQLFDSDGKPLYGKPGYGAPLLDKDGKPMLDSDGNPLYERPKDGQPITDRYGNPLYGSDGKPLSHEEALPFYDGDGHHLHGKPLYDKDGLPVYDNDGKPVYNKEGLPFYDKDGKPVVDKSGKPIYSQPAYDQNGKALSRKDGKPLHGKDVRPVYWEQIYNVDGKPFFGKVYSKDGKQHPYTIERSKIGKPVKASENIPLYDENGKLLFAKPVYIEEGKPLFDDKGKSLYDKNSPSKALLDEAGKPIKDKHGKPLYFRDGQQVFGKPLYDENGNQLFDSDGKPLYGKPGYGAPLLDKDGKPMLDSDGNPLYERPKDGQPITDRYGNPLYGSDGKPLSHEEALPFYDGDGHHLHGKPLYDKDGLPVYDNDGKPVYNKEGLPFYDKDGKPVVDKSGKPIYSQPAYDQNGKALSRKDGKPLHGKDVRPVYWEQIYNVDGKPFFGKVYSKDGKQHPYTIERSKIGKPVKAHLLNAGLGLGKVDRTGVVGDEREIENRNHFMPLPKPVKASKDTLKSNLSFFHPDATSTVARSKVPPPVAPKGNHSLDDSFGPLTVATEKVKYNPNYSDVPLSSRNIPLVKTEIRTVKYEHDNCPPDLEDGILVSAHSHSSRLQTIETVTYRTERDGVEETRYEHKVVLSNDEEDDYDFDAALVEAIRSVTEFNPDMSVERIECVQQLEDVGK, translated from the exons ATCTCTGAAGACAGAGGTCCAAATAAAATGAATGACAAGGCAGCACAAAAACCAGTCTCAAAGCCTTCTGGGAAGACAGTCACTTGCAATGTGTTCCTGTTGGATGGTGAAAATGTAGAGATACCTCTTGAT AAAAATGATGTTGGTAGAGTTTTATTGGACAAAGTGTGTACTCATCTGGACCTTATTGAAAGAGATTACTTTGGTCTAACATACACTGATGACAGAGGGCCTTCTCATTTAAAG tactggTTAAACCTAGACaagaaaatttcaaaacaaaagaaac GTGGTGCTTGGGTGTTTGAATTTGCTTTGAAGTTTTACCCACCTGATCCAACACATCTGAGAGAAAGTCTGACAAG ATGGTTGGTAGTTCTTCAGGTCAGAAGGGATTTGCTGAGTGGAAG GTTACCTTGCACTTTTAACACTTATGCCTTATTGGGTTCCTACAATGTCCAAGCAGATATTGGAGAATTTGATTCAACTGATCATGGTCATTCATGGGATTATATAAAGGACATGACTTTTGCTCCAACACAGACTCCAGAACTTTTAGACAAAATAGCAGAGCTTCATAAACTACACAA GGGACAAACACCAGATGAAGCAGAAAAGAACTTCTTGGACAATGCTAAAAAACTGGCAATGTATGGTGTTGACCTGCATAAAGCCAAAGATTCAGATAACAATGCAATCATGATTGGTGTCTGCTGCAGTGGTATTCTCGTTTACAGAGAAAAGCTAAGGATTAATCGTTTTGTCTGGCCCAAAATTCTCAAGTTGTCCTACAAACGTAATCACTTCTATATCAAGATTAGACCTGGAGAG CTGGAAAGAAATGAAACTACCATTATGTTCAAGCTGGACAATCACAGATTAGCAAAACGTTTATGGAAAACCTGTGTTGAACATCATGCATTTTTCAG GTTAAGAGAAGCAGAAAAACCCAGTAACAATGTTTCTTTCCCACgatttggctccaagttccgcTATTCAGGGAGAACATTATATCAGACCAGACAGAATGCTGCACTTCTTGACAGGCCACCACCCTTTTTTGAAAGATCCCAACCAGCTCGCAACACAATGCCCGACTCAGCCAGACGATCTCAAAGTTTGGATGAAC CTCTCTCTCAAATTAATCTTGATGGTCACAAACGTAAACTTAGTAGTGATAACCTTCAAAGGCTTCCATATGATGCTCCAGACAAAAAG AATCTGGAGCCTGATAGTATTCCACTTTGTGATGAGTATGGCAAGCCATTATTTGACAAACCTGTTTATAATGAGGAAggaaaaattatatttgatgAAAAAGGCAAGCCATATGACCTCAAAGATGCTCCCCAAGGAAGTGGAAAACCTTTATTGAATGAAGATGGAAAACCTTTGTTTGATGAAAAGGGCAAACCATTGTTCTTCAAGGATGGCCATAGAGTGGTGGGCAAGCCTTTATATGATAATGATGGCAAGCCAATATTTgacagaaataataatcctcTGTACGGTAAACCAGTCTTTGGTGTTCCGATCTACGATCAAAAAGGAAAACCAGTGTGCGATGAGGATGGTAATCCTTTGTATGTGAGACCTATAGATGGGCAACCAATCTGTGATAGTAGAGGTCAACCCCTGTATGACAAAAAAGGCAAGCCCCTTCACCATAAAGATGGAATACCATTTTTTGACAAAAGTGGAGATCACTTACATGGCCAGCCTGTATATGACAAAGATGATAACCCAATCTACAACAATGATGGCAAGGGTGTTTTTGATAGAGATGGGCGTCAGTTCTATGATGATGATGGCAAGCCTGTCCTGGATAAATCTGGCAGCCCACTGTATTTGAAGCCTGCTTATGACAGAAACAGCAAACCATTGTCAAACAAAAATGGTCAGCCTTTGTATGGCAAAAATGTGAAACCTCTTTACTGGGAAGATGTCTATGATAAGGATGGAAAACCTTACTTTGGAAAATTGTATGATGGAGAGGGAAATGTACATCCCATTTTGACATCATTAAAG GCAAGTGACACTCCAGATAAGAATGCAGTAGCTCTGTTGGATGACATTGGGAAACCTCTGTATCACAAACCAGTGTTTGACCCCGATGGAAGGCCATTATATGATGCAAAAGGAAAATCATTGTATCCTAAAGACAGTAGTGACAATGGAAAACCTTTGGTTGGTGAAGATGGCAAAGCTATTCTTGACAAAGATGGAAAGCCCCTGTACTacagagatggacagaaagttATGGGCTTACCCCTGTTTGATGAGACAGGATTACCTGTTTGTGACAAAGATGGCAAACAGCTGTATGGCCAGCCTATCTTTGGTGTGCCAACTGTGGATAAAAATGGCAGCTCTGTTTACGATGTGGATAACAATCCCCTCTTCTCTAGACCGCTGCAGGGAGAGCCTGTCAGGGACAAAGACGGTAAACCATTGGTAGGAAAAGATGGTAAACCTCTGGTGTACAATGAAGGCAGGGGGTTCTATGATAAGAAGGGTAATCCATTGCATGGCATACCGCTCTATGATAAGGATGACCTTCCTGTGTATAACAATGATGCCAAACCTGTTTATGATAAAGAGGGCAACCTGTTCTATGATGAAGATGGAAATGTTATGGCTGATTCAAGTGGTAAGCCTTTATATACAAAGCCAGCCTGTGATCCTTCTCAAAAGCCACTGCAAGACAAAGATGGCAAACCATTGTTTGGCAAAAACTTCAGACCTTTGTATTGGGATCAAGTGTATAGCAAAGATGGAAAACCATTTGATGGAAAGCTGTACACACCTGATGGCAAATTACATCCCTATGCAACAGACCAAAAG gctaAAGAAGTTGCAGATGCTGATTTTATTCCAATTTATGATGCCAAGGGCAAGCCATTGTTTGATAAGCCAGTTTATAAGCTTGAGGGTAAACCTTTATTTGATGATAAAGGCAAAGCTTTGTACCCAGATGAAAAATCAGCAACGGCTAAACCTTTGACAGATGATGCTGGCAAACCTCTACTGGACAAAAAAGGCAAGCCTTTATTTTACAAAGATGGTCAACAAGTGTTTGGAAAGCCACTTTATGATGAACATGGGAAAGGACTATTTGATAAAAATGGTAGGAAACTCTATGGAAAGCCAGTTTATGGTGTTCCCTACACTGAAAAGGATGGTAAACCAGCCCATGATTCTGATGGCAACCCATTGTTTGCTAGGCCTCATGAAGGTGAACCAGTGTTAGGTAAAGATGGAAAACAACTGTTTGACAGAGATGGAAGGCCACTGGCTCATCAAGAAGCGACACCATTTTACGACAAAGAAGGCAATCATTTACATGGTAAACCATTACTAGACAAAGATGGTCTGCCCATATACAACAAAGATGGCAGGCCTGTTTATGATAAAGATGGTAAACTGTTTTATGACTCTGAGGGCAGGCCTAATGTTGAGAAGAGTGGTAAACCTTTGTACAGTAAGCCTGCCTTTGACCAAGATGGTAAACCCATCCCGAACAAAGATGGGAAACAGACAAGTGGTAAAGACTTCAGACCTGTTTACTGGGAAGATATCTACGATGAAGATGGCATGCCCTTCTTTGATGTTGCCTATAGTAAAGATGGTAAACCTCACCCCTACACATTGGAGAGAACAGGTCCAAAACTCCTTAAG GCCAGTGAGAACATTCCTTTATATGATGAAAATGGCAAACTTTTGTTTGCTAAGCCTGTTTACATTGAAGAAGGAAAACCACTGTTTGATGACAAGGGCAAGTCCCTGTATGACAAAAATAGTCCTAGTAAGGCCCTTCTGGACGAAGCTGGCAAGCCAATCAAGGATAAACATGGAAAGCCATTGTACTTTAGAGATGGGCAACAAGTATTTGGAAAACCATTGTATGATGAGAATGGGAATCAACTCTTTGACAGTGATGGCAAACCTCTTTATGGAAAGCCTGGTTATGGAGCTCCTTTATTGGATAAAGATGGAAAACCTATGCTTGATTCTGATGGTAATCCATTGTATGAGAGACCCAAAGATGGTCAACCAATTACTGACAGATATGGCAATCCACTGTATGGTAGTGATGGTAAACCATTGTCTCATGAAGAGGCCTTGCCATTCTATGATGGTGATGGGCACCACTTACATGGCAAACCATTGTATGACAAAGATGGCTTACCTGTATATGATAATGATGGCAAACCAGTTTACAACAAGGAAGGTTTACCCTTTTATGACAAAGATGGCAAGCCAGTTGTGGACAAGAGTGGCAAACCTATCTACAGCCAACCAGCCTATGACCAAAATGGTAAAGCACTGAGTAGAAAAGATGGTAAACCTTTGCATGGCAAGGATGTCAGACCTGTGTATTGGGAACAGATTTATAATGTTGATGGCAAACCATTCTTTGGGAAAGTATATAGCAAAGATGGGAAACAGCATCCATACACTATTGAAAGAAGCAAGATTGGCAAACCTGTCAAG GCCAGTGAGAACATTCCTTTATATGATGAAAATGGCAAACTTTTGTTTGCAAAGCCTGTTTACATTGAAGAAGGAAAACCACTGTTTGATGACAAGGGCAAGTCCCTGTATGACAAAAATAGTCCCAGTAAGGCCCTTCTGGATGAAGCTGGCAAGCCAATCAAGGATAAACATGGAAAGCCATTGTACTTTAGAGATGGGCAACAAGTATTTGGAAAACCATTGTATGATGAGAATGGGAATCAACTCTTTGACAGTGATGGCAAACCTCTTTATGGAAAGCCTGGTTATGGAGCTCCTTTATTGGATAAAGATGGAAAACCTATGCTTGATTCTGATGGTAATCCATTGTATGAGAGACCCAAAGATGGTCAACCAATTACTGACAGATATGGCAATCCACTGTATGGTAGTGATGGTAAACCATTGTCTCATGAAGAGGCCTTGCCATTCTATGATGGTGATGGGCACCACTTACATGGCAAACCATTGTATGACAAAGATGGCTTACCTGTATATGATAATGATGGCAAACCAGTTTACAACAAGGAAGGTTTACCCTTTTATGACAAAGATGGCAAGCCAGTTGTGGACAAGAGTGGCAAACCTATCTATAGCCAACCAGCCTATGACCAAAATGGTAAAGCACTGAGTAGAAAAGATGGTAAACCTTTGCATGGCAAGGATGTCAGACCTGTGTATTGGGAACAGATTTATAATGTTGATGGCAAACCATTCTTTGGGAAAGTATATAGCAAAGATGGGAAACAGCATCCATACACTATTGAAAGAAGCAAGATTGGCAAACCTGTCAAG GCCAGTGAGAACATTCCTTTATATGATGAAAATGGCAAACTTTTGTTTGCAAAGCCTGTTTACATTGAAGAAGGAAAACCACTGTTTGATGACAAGGGCAAGTCACTGTATGACAAAAATAGTCCCAGTAAGGCCCTTCTGGATGAAGCTGGCAAGCCAATCAAGGATAAACATGGAAAGCCATTGTACTTTAGAGATGGGCAACAAGTATTTGGAAAACCATTGTATGATGAAAATGGGAATCAACTCTTTGACAGTGATGGCAAACCTCTTTATGGAAAGCCTGGTTATGGAGCACCTTTATTGGATAAAGATGGAAAACCTATGCTTGATTCTGATGGTAATCCATTGTATGAGAGACCCAAAGATGGTCAACCAATTACTGACAGATATGGCAATCCACTGTATGGTAGTGATGGTAAACCATTGTCTCATGAAGAGGCCTTGCCATTCTATGATGGTGATGGGCACCACTTACATGGCAAACCATTGTATGACAAAGATGGCTTACCTGTATATGATAATGATGGCAAACCAGTTTACAACAAGGAAGGTTTACCCTTTTATGACAAAGATGGCAAGCCAGTTGTGGACAAGAGTGGCAAACCTATCTACAGCCAACCAGCCTATGACCAAAATGGTAAAGCACTGAGTAGAAAAGATGGTAAACCTTTGCATGGCAAGGATGTCAGACCTGTGTATTGGGAACAGATTTATAATGTTGATGGCAAACCATTCTTTGGGAAAGTATATAGCAAAGATGGGAAACAGCATCCATACACTATTGAAAGAAGCAAGATTGGCAAACCTGTCAAG GCTCATCTTTTGAATGCTGGTCTTGGTTTGGGCAAAGTGGATAGGACTGGAGTAGTTGGAGatgaaagagagattgagaataGGAATCATTTCATGCCTCTACCCAAACCTGTCAAG GCATCAAAAGATACCCTGAAATCCAATTTGTCATTTTTTCATCCTGATGCTACAAGTACAGTTGCTAGGAGCAAGGTGCCTCCACCTGTGGCGCCTAAAGGAAATCACAGTTTAGATGATAGTTTCGGT CCACTGACTGTTGCCACggaaaaagtaaaatacaacCCCAACTACTCCGACGTGCCGTTGTCCAGCAGGAATATTCCGCTGGTGAAAACAGAGATCCGCACAGTCAAATATGAGCATGACAACTGTCCGCCTGATCTGGAGGATGGCATTCTGGTCAGTGCTCATTCCCACAGCAGTAGATTACAGACTATTGAAACTGTGACT TACAGAACAGAGAGAGATGGCGTTGAAGAGACAAGATATGAGCATAAAGTGGTCTTGTCAAATGATGAAGAGGATGATTATGATTTTGATGCT GCCTTAGTAGAAGCTATCCGTTCAGTGACAGAATTCAACCCAGACATGTCTGTAGAGAGAATAGAATGTGTTCAACAACTGGAAGATGTTGGGAAATAA